CTCTCCCCTAAAACATCTCGCCCGCCGCCAGGCACTCGCACAGCTTCCCATAGACCTCTTTCACACGCAGCCGCGATAAATCTCCATCCAACGCGCGTAATATTCGACGGGCTAGTGACCCCTTCTGCGCAATACGATTCAAGGGAATCATAACCTCGGGGGACGCGTCGGTGAGCACGGACTCAAACAGGTGCTGCCACAGCTCACCGGCGGTGGCTGAAGCAGTATCCAATCCGAACGCACTCAGATAGTGCCGATTCGTGATCACCGCCGACTCCGCATCGCAAACTGCGGCCTGCAGGATCGCAAAGAGCGGTTCCACGTCCCACGTCTTCTGTTCCGCGTACGAAAGGAATCGCTCTTCACACAATGCACGCAACACGTCCGCGATTGCCGTCACTATGGCCAGATCGGCCTGCGGACATTCTTGAATGTCCAGCACGCGAATTTCGATCGTGTTGCGATCGAATCGCGCGATCGCTCCGCGCGCATTCAACCACTCCTCCTGCAACGTGCCCTCGGAATCATACGGCGCAATGTCCCGGTACATCCGCTGCAAGATCTCTCTCTCGTAGGCTTCGGGCGAGAACACCGCCTCCGGGATCACACGACCCGTCACCGAAGGCACTTTCGCGCAGTTGCCCCGGTACGCCTCCATGCGATTGTCTAGAAACTCGCCCGCCATCAGTTCGAACACAGGCGAACTTGCTGCCAACGCAGGCATAACCGGCATCAGCATGCGTATCGCCGCATGAAGCCGCCCAAACTCGTCCGCGTTCGCAAACGGCAGATTAAGATGCACGCTCTGCAGATTCGACCAGCCGTGCCCCTGACACCCGAAGATCCGGTCAAAAGCGTTGTAGATCTCCATGTTCTCGTGAGGCCACAGGCGCGTCTCCGTGAGCGGATCCATCCACGGATGCATCGCCGTCGGCATCAGCCGCGCGTTCAGCGGCTGGAGCAGACTGTCTATCTCGACAATCTGCTCCTGAAACGTCTTATACACGCCATCCAACGCGGAGACTGGATTCGTCGTCTTCAATTCCACGACGTGCAGCGCCAA
This portion of the Candidatus Hydrogenedentota bacterium genome encodes:
- a CDS encoding glutamate--cysteine ligase produces the protein MTSPLCLHLFKGYGVELEYMIVDRETLSILPIADRLLAAAAGEGAESGPEISVDRGLLSWSNELALHVVELKTTNPVSALDGVYKTFQEQIVEIDSLLQPLNARLMPTAMHPWMDPLTETRLWPHENMEIYNAFDRIFGCQGHGWSNLQSVHLNLPFANADEFGRLHAAIRMLMPVMPALAASSPVFELMAGEFLDNRMEAYRGNCAKVPSVTGRVIPEAVFSPEAYEREILQRMYRDIAPYDSEGTLQEEWLNARGAIARFDRNTIEIRVLDIQECPQADLAIVTAIADVLRALCEERFLSYAEQKTWDVEPLFAILQAAVCDAESAVITNRHYLSAFGLDTASATAGELWQHLFESVLTDASPEVMIPLNRIAQKGSLARRILRALDGDLSRLRVKEVYGKLCECLAAGEMF